The nucleotide window TGACAGTAAACCGCTGTCCAGACCAGGCCCGCCTGGTCGCCCGCCGTTGGTTGATGGGGCGTCGCCAAACCGTTTTAAGAGCGCCATACTGCATCCCTTCTTCGCTAGAGAGCATCACAACACGCGCGCTGCTCAGCGTTTGAATAAGCCGCGCTTTGCTTTTTTCGCCGGGCCAGCCGCCGCTGCCCGCTCCTCTTCGGTGGCTTTCAGGGCCACCTGCTTTGCCAGCGCGGCAAACTGCCTGGTCACTTGATGGCCTCGCTGGTGGAGGACAAAGGGAATACCCCGGTTCACCGCGTTCACCATCATCTGGTTCTCTTCAGGGAGGAGTACTGCCACACGATGACGCAGCTGGTTCTCTAGCTGCTGGGGCTTGATGCCATAGTAGGATTGCACGCGATTGCACACCAGCACAATTTTCTCTTCTGGATACCCCAGGCGCCCGGCCACATCAAAGAAGCGCGTCACCTTATTCAAGGACGTGAGTTCAAGCGTTGTGACCAGGATAATCTGGTCGGCCTTGTCCAGGATCATCAGGTTGGCTTCTGAGTAGTTCGCCGACATATCAATGACCAGATAATCAAAGTTTTCGCGCAGGTCCATGATGATGCGCTTCATTTCTTCTTCGGTGAAGCGTTCAGCCGATTCCGGGTGCGGCGGCGCTCGCAGCACCCGCAGCCCGCTCTCGTGGACCGCCATCGAGTGCTGGATGATGTCGGCGTCCAGGCTGGCGGCCTCGCGCAGATCATCAATGCTGCTGGATGAATTCATATTCAGCAGCACGTGAATGTCTCCCGCTTGCAGATCGGCATCAACCAGGGCTACGCGCTCCTGCGTCAGTTGACGCAGCATAATCGCCAGGTTCAGCGCAACCACACTGCGCCCCACCCCGCCTTTCCCACTGAAGACTGCGACGACATGCTGGCGGGCGCGCGCTGCCGCGAGGGGCGAAGCCGAATAGGGCGGCGGGGGCGCGGCATAGTCGGGCGCGCGGGCTGTGCCGTTGCGCTGGCCCGGCG belongs to Ktedonobacterales bacterium and includes:
- a CDS encoding response regulator, which translates into the protein MQPAWNNGPPIRLMIVDDVPDTTENVKRLLYFERDIQVIATAMSGREAIAKAVHLVPDIILMDINMPDMDGLRAAQVILQQVPTRVVMMSVQAEPEYLQRALLVGARGYLTKPFSSEQLVDTLRSAAQVPVQHLAPAPGQRNGTARAPDYAAPPPPYSASPLAAARARQHVVAVFSGKGGVGRSVVALNLAIMLRQLTQERVALVDADLQAGDIHVLLNMNSSSSIDDLREAASLDADIIQHSMAVHESGLRVLRAPPHPESAERFTEEEMKRIIMDLRENFDYLVIDMSANYSEANLMILDKADQIILVTTLELTSLNKVTRFFDVAGRLGYPEEKIVLVCNRVQSYYGIKPQQLENQLRHRVAVLLPEENQMMVNAVNRGIPFVLHQRGHQVTRQFAALAKQVALKATEEERAAAAGPAKKAKRGLFKR